From a region of the Aeoliella mucimassa genome:
- a CDS encoding sigma-54-dependent transcriptional regulator, whose translation MNDARFGILIVDDEPNIRSGLEKGLAKEADFIALAGDADSALQQFKKNPFQLVIVDVRLPSAMNGLELLERLLQSRPQTSVIVITAHGTVETAVEAMRLGAFDFISKPLDLDLIRQQVRKAREHHLLQHEVHELRSRLADAGEVSGIIGNSSSMLSVLREVRQVARTDATVMICGESGTGKELVARALHDLSDRSDKAFVAVNLGALPETLLESELFGHEKGAFTGASRQKPGCFERAAGGSLFLDEITEIPAKCQVDLLRVLETQYYTRIGGEEVLECDVRLISATNKLAAEEVEEGAFREDLYYRLNVVPIHLPPLRQRREDIPVLVEHFLSRFCKKHARPLKTLSADALQRLVGARWPGNVRQLRNMVERLVVTVHSDTIHADDVPADFDPANNQASPADLCSLADAVVEAEKTAIQAALAACGYHRENTAKALGVSVRTLHYKMHRYGLY comes from the coding sequence GTGAACGACGCGAGGTTTGGCATTCTGATTGTGGACGACGAGCCCAACATCCGTTCGGGGCTTGAGAAGGGGCTCGCGAAAGAGGCCGACTTCATCGCCCTGGCAGGAGATGCCGACAGCGCGTTGCAGCAATTTAAGAAGAACCCCTTTCAGTTGGTGATTGTCGATGTTCGCTTGCCTAGTGCGATGAACGGCCTGGAGCTACTGGAACGGTTGCTGCAAAGTCGTCCGCAAACGAGCGTGATCGTGATCACCGCGCATGGCACCGTCGAGACGGCTGTCGAAGCGATGCGGCTTGGTGCATTTGATTTTATCTCGAAGCCACTCGATCTCGACCTGATCCGTCAACAGGTTCGCAAGGCGCGTGAACATCACTTGCTGCAGCACGAAGTGCACGAGCTGCGCTCACGATTGGCCGACGCGGGGGAAGTCTCCGGCATTATTGGTAACAGTTCCTCGATGCTGAGCGTGCTGCGCGAGGTTCGTCAGGTCGCCCGCACCGATGCTACAGTGATGATCTGTGGCGAGAGTGGAACCGGTAAAGAACTGGTCGCCCGCGCACTGCACGACCTGAGTGACCGTAGCGACAAAGCCTTCGTGGCGGTGAACCTTGGAGCGCTGCCCGAAACGTTGCTCGAGAGCGAACTGTTTGGTCACGAGAAAGGTGCCTTTACTGGCGCATCGCGTCAGAAGCCTGGGTGCTTTGAGCGGGCTGCGGGAGGGTCGCTGTTCCTGGACGAAATTACTGAGATCCCAGCCAAGTGTCAGGTCGACTTGCTGCGTGTATTGGAAACGCAATATTACACTCGCATCGGTGGCGAAGAGGTCCTGGAATGTGACGTGCGATTGATTTCGGCGACCAACAAACTAGCTGCTGAAGAAGTAGAAGAGGGAGCGTTCCGCGAAGACCTGTACTATCGACTCAACGTGGTTCCGATCCATCTGCCTCCGTTACGTCAGCGTCGTGAGGATATCCCGGTGCTCGTCGAGCACTTCCTGTCTCGGTTCTGCAAGAAGCACGCGCGGCCGCTCAAGACTTTGTCGGCCGACGCACTGCAGCGATTGGTCGGTGCACGCTGGCCGGGCAACGTCCGGCAGCTTCGCAATATGGTGGAACGGTTAGTCGTGACAGTTCACTCCGATACGATCCATGCCGACGACGTGCCTGCCGATTTCGACCCAGCCAACAATCAGGCTAGTCCTGCAGATCTTTGCTCGTTAGCCGACGCCGTGGTGGAAGCAGAAAAGACTGCGATTCAAGCCGCCCTTGCCGCATGTGGATACCATCGCGAGAACACCGCCAAGGCGCTGGGTGTAAGTGTTCGTACGCTCCACTACAAAATGCATCGTTACGGGCTGTATTAA